The Molothrus ater isolate BHLD 08-10-18 breed brown headed cowbird chromosome 1, BPBGC_Mater_1.1, whole genome shotgun sequence genome includes a window with the following:
- the SEH1L gene encoding nucleoporin SEH1 isoform X1, with translation MFVARSIAADHRDLIHDVSFDFHGRRMATCSSDQSVKVWDKSENGDWHCTASWKTHSGSVWRVTWAHPEFGQVLASCSFDRTAAVWEEIVGESNDKLRGQSHWVKRTTLVDSRTSVTDVKFAPKHMGLMLATCSADGVVRIYEAPDVMNLSQWSLQHEISCKLSCSCISWNPSSSRAHSPMIAVGSDDNSPNILAKVQIYEYNENTRKYAKAEALMTVTDPVHDIAFAPNLGRSFHILAVATKDVRIFTLKPLRKELTSSGGLTKFEIHIVAQFDNHNSQVWRVSWNITGTVLASSGDDGCVRLWKANYMDNWKCTGILKGNGSPVNGSSQQGIFNASLGSANTSLQNSLNGSSASRYFFPPLDSPRAGSRWSSHAQLLPPPPLIEQSCDADTANLQYPHPRRRCVSRPLNLLPENEGV, from the exons ATGTTCGTGGCGCGCAGCATCGCCGCGGATCACCGCGACCTCATCCACGATGTGTCCTTCGACTTCCACGGCCGCCGCATGGCCACCTGCTCCAGCGACCAGAGCGTCAAG GTCTGGGATAAAAGTGAAAATGGAGATTGGCATTGCACTGCCAGCTGGAAG ACACATAGTGGATCAGTGTGGCGTGTGACATGGGCCCATCCTGAATTTGGGCAGGTCCTGGCTTCCTGCTCCTTTGATAGAACAGCAGCTGTATGGGAAGAAATAGTGGGAGAGTCTAATGATAAACTGCGAGGCCAGAGTCACTGG GTCAAGAGGACCACTCTAGTAGACAGTAGAACATCTGTTACAGATGTGAAGTTTGCTCCCAAGCACATGGGTCTTATGTTAGCAACCTGTTCAGCAGATGGAGTTGTAAGGATCTATGAAGCTCCAGATGTGATGAATCTCAGCCAGTGGTCACTTCAGCATGAAATCTCGTGTAAGCTCAGCTGCAGTTGTATTTCTTGGAATCCTTCAAG CTCTCGAGCACATTCTCCAATGATTGCTGTAGGAAGTGATGACAACAGTCCAAACATACTGGCTAAGGTTCAAATTTAtgaatataatgaaaataccAG GAAATATGCAAAAGCAGAAGCTCTGATGACAGTCACAGATCCTGTACATGATATTGCATTTGCTCCAAATCTGGGAAGATCCTTCCACATCTTGGCTGTAGCAACCAAAGATGTACGAATTTTCACACTAAAACCTCTAAG GAAAGAATTGACTTCATCAGGAGGATTAACAAAATTTGAAATTCATATTGTGGCACAGTTTGATAATCACAACTCCCAGGTGTGGCGAGTGAGCTGGAATATTACAGGCACAGTGCTTGCCTCCTCTGGTGATGATGGCTGTGTTAGGCTCTGGAAGG CTAATTACATGGACAACTGGAAGTGTACTGGTATACTGAAAGGTAATGGGAGTCCGGTGAATGGTAGTTCTCAGCAGGGAATTTTTAATGCCTCTCTAGGTTCAGCCAATACAAGTCTGCAGAATTCACTAAATGGATCATCTGCCAGCAG GTATTTCTTTCCCCCTCTGGATTCCCCACGGGCTGGATCGAGATGGTCCAGTCatgcccagctccttcctcctcctcctctgataGAGCAGTCTTGTGATGCTGACACTGCCAACCTCCAGTATCCTCACCCTCGCAGACGATGTGTATCTCGGCCTCTTAATCTTTTACCTGAGAATGAAGGGGTTTAA
- the SEH1L gene encoding nucleoporin SEH1 isoform X2, which produces MFVARSIAADHRDLIHDVSFDFHGRRMATCSSDQSVKVWDKSENGDWHCTASWKTHSGSVWRVTWAHPEFGQVLASCSFDRTAAVWEEIVGESNDKLRGQSHWVKRTTLVDSRTSVTDVKFAPKHMGLMLATCSADGVVRIYEAPDVMNLSQWSLQHEISCKLSCSCISWNPSSSRAHSPMIAVGSDDNSPNILAKVQIYEYNENTRKYAKAEALMTVTDPVHDIAFAPNLGRSFHILAVATKDVRIFTLKPLRKELTSSGGLTKFEIHIVAQFDNHNSQVWRVSWNITGTVLASSGDDGCVRLWKANYMDNWKCTGILKGNGSPVNGSSQQGIFNASLGSANTSLQNSLNGSSASRNGKRTPFSPSPAPFDLSQDTSSLLTTKYCSKSLFKTRCVHFLY; this is translated from the exons ATGTTCGTGGCGCGCAGCATCGCCGCGGATCACCGCGACCTCATCCACGATGTGTCCTTCGACTTCCACGGCCGCCGCATGGCCACCTGCTCCAGCGACCAGAGCGTCAAG GTCTGGGATAAAAGTGAAAATGGAGATTGGCATTGCACTGCCAGCTGGAAG ACACATAGTGGATCAGTGTGGCGTGTGACATGGGCCCATCCTGAATTTGGGCAGGTCCTGGCTTCCTGCTCCTTTGATAGAACAGCAGCTGTATGGGAAGAAATAGTGGGAGAGTCTAATGATAAACTGCGAGGCCAGAGTCACTGG GTCAAGAGGACCACTCTAGTAGACAGTAGAACATCTGTTACAGATGTGAAGTTTGCTCCCAAGCACATGGGTCTTATGTTAGCAACCTGTTCAGCAGATGGAGTTGTAAGGATCTATGAAGCTCCAGATGTGATGAATCTCAGCCAGTGGTCACTTCAGCATGAAATCTCGTGTAAGCTCAGCTGCAGTTGTATTTCTTGGAATCCTTCAAG CTCTCGAGCACATTCTCCAATGATTGCTGTAGGAAGTGATGACAACAGTCCAAACATACTGGCTAAGGTTCAAATTTAtgaatataatgaaaataccAG GAAATATGCAAAAGCAGAAGCTCTGATGACAGTCACAGATCCTGTACATGATATTGCATTTGCTCCAAATCTGGGAAGATCCTTCCACATCTTGGCTGTAGCAACCAAAGATGTACGAATTTTCACACTAAAACCTCTAAG GAAAGAATTGACTTCATCAGGAGGATTAACAAAATTTGAAATTCATATTGTGGCACAGTTTGATAATCACAACTCCCAGGTGTGGCGAGTGAGCTGGAATATTACAGGCACAGTGCTTGCCTCCTCTGGTGATGATGGCTGTGTTAGGCTCTGGAAGG CTAATTACATGGACAACTGGAAGTGTACTGGTATACTGAAAGGTAATGGGAGTCCGGTGAATGGTAGTTCTCAGCAGGGAATTTTTAATGCCTCTCTAGGTTCAGCCAATACAAGTCTGCAGAATTCACTAAATGGATCATCTGCCAGCAG GAATGGAAAACGaactcctttttccccttccccagcgCCGTTTGACCTCTCCCAAGACACCAGCAGCCTGCTAACTACTAAATACTGTtcaaaaagcctttttaaaacaCGTTGTGTGCATTTTTTGTACTAG
- the SEH1L gene encoding nucleoporin SEH1 isoform X3 — protein sequence MFVARSIAADHRDLIHDVSFDFHGRRMATCSSDQSVKVWDKSENGDWHCTASWKTHSGSVWRVTWAHPEFGQVLASCSFDRTAAVWEEIVGESNDKLRGQSHWVKRTTLVDSRTSVTDVKFAPKHMGLMLATCSADGVVRIYEAPDVMNLSQWSLQHEISCKLSCSCISWNPSSSRAHSPMIAVGSDDNSPNILAKVQIYEYNENTRKYAKAEALMTVTDPVHDIAFAPNLGRSFHILAVATKDVRIFTLKPLRKELTSSGGLTKFEIHIVAQFDNHNSQVWRVSWNITGTVLASSGDDGCVRLWKANYMDNWKCTGILKGNGSPVNGSSQQGIFNASLGSANTSLQNSLNGSSASRKQS from the exons ATGTTCGTGGCGCGCAGCATCGCCGCGGATCACCGCGACCTCATCCACGATGTGTCCTTCGACTTCCACGGCCGCCGCATGGCCACCTGCTCCAGCGACCAGAGCGTCAAG GTCTGGGATAAAAGTGAAAATGGAGATTGGCATTGCACTGCCAGCTGGAAG ACACATAGTGGATCAGTGTGGCGTGTGACATGGGCCCATCCTGAATTTGGGCAGGTCCTGGCTTCCTGCTCCTTTGATAGAACAGCAGCTGTATGGGAAGAAATAGTGGGAGAGTCTAATGATAAACTGCGAGGCCAGAGTCACTGG GTCAAGAGGACCACTCTAGTAGACAGTAGAACATCTGTTACAGATGTGAAGTTTGCTCCCAAGCACATGGGTCTTATGTTAGCAACCTGTTCAGCAGATGGAGTTGTAAGGATCTATGAAGCTCCAGATGTGATGAATCTCAGCCAGTGGTCACTTCAGCATGAAATCTCGTGTAAGCTCAGCTGCAGTTGTATTTCTTGGAATCCTTCAAG CTCTCGAGCACATTCTCCAATGATTGCTGTAGGAAGTGATGACAACAGTCCAAACATACTGGCTAAGGTTCAAATTTAtgaatataatgaaaataccAG GAAATATGCAAAAGCAGAAGCTCTGATGACAGTCACAGATCCTGTACATGATATTGCATTTGCTCCAAATCTGGGAAGATCCTTCCACATCTTGGCTGTAGCAACCAAAGATGTACGAATTTTCACACTAAAACCTCTAAG GAAAGAATTGACTTCATCAGGAGGATTAACAAAATTTGAAATTCATATTGTGGCACAGTTTGATAATCACAACTCCCAGGTGTGGCGAGTGAGCTGGAATATTACAGGCACAGTGCTTGCCTCCTCTGGTGATGATGGCTGTGTTAGGCTCTGGAAGG CTAATTACATGGACAACTGGAAGTGTACTGGTATACTGAAAGGTAATGGGAGTCCGGTGAATGGTAGTTCTCAGCAGGGAATTTTTAATGCCTCTCTAGGTTCAGCCAATACAAGTCTGCAGAATTCACTAAATGGATCATCTGCCAGCAG aaagcagagctga